A single genomic interval of Melanotaenia boesemani isolate fMelBoe1 chromosome 4, fMelBoe1.pri, whole genome shotgun sequence harbors:
- the LOC121638987 gene encoding phospholipid phosphatase-related protein type 5-like isoform X1 has protein sequence MIDSGLSTQRRPMRNLPADRGLQKTSTFIVPCFLFVELVIMAGTVLLAYYFEYTDTFPVHIQGFFCFDKAYSKPYPGPEDNSKASPVLVYSLVTAIPTVTILIGEVTSFFVKTEGAQEKTIVTADCCYFNPLLRRIVRFLGVYSFGLFTTTIFANAGQVVTGNQTPHFLSTCKPNYTALGCQSPLQYITEHRACTGNPFLVVSARKSFPSKDAALSFYSAIYTVMYVTLVFRTKGTRLMKPTICLVLLSLAVLVGVVRVTEHRNHWNDILAGFVTGGAIAAFLVSCVINNFKPTHIAVPTPLPPPQQCPEPTVGLPLLTLPRVESPLEKLQGYHILRSHDHQPIPSPTPPDVLLPTRRCLTSAV, from the exons ctgGTCATCATGGCAGGGACCGTTCTGTTGGCGTATTACTTTGAGTATACAGACACGTTCCCCGTGCACATCCAGGGCTTCTTCTGCTTTGACAAAGCCTACTCCAAGCCTTATCCAGGACCAGAGGACAACAGCAAAGCGTCGCCTGTTCTCGTCTACTCCCTCGTCACCGCCATCCCCACTGTGACG ATTCTGATTGGAGAAGTGACCAGTTTCTTTGTGAAGACAGAGGGAGCTCAGGAGAAGACCATAGTGACTGCTGACTGCTGTTATTTCAACCCTCTGCTTCGTAGGATCGTACGTTTTCTGG gtGTTTACTCCTTCGGTCTCTTCACCACCACTATTTTTGCCAATGCCGGTCAAGTGGTGACAGGAAACCAGACGCCTCACTTTCTGTCCACTTGCAAGCCAAATTACACAGCTCTGGGTTGCCAGTCTCCTCTGCAGTACATCACAGAACATCGGGCCTGTACAGGAAACCCATTCCTGGTGGTGTCCGCCCGAAAATCCTTCCCCTCCAAAGATGCAGCgctcagtttttattcagcCATCTACACCGTG ATGTACGTGACTCTGGTGTTCCGAACCAAAGGGACCCGTCTGATGAAGCCCACCATATGCCTGGTGCTGCTGTCTCTGGCTGTGTTGGTGGGGGTGGTGAGGGTAACCGAGCACAGGAACCACTGGAATGACATACTGGCTGGATTTGTCACGGGAGGGGCCATCGCTGCATTCCTg GTGTCATGTGTGATCAACAATTTCAAGCCAACCCACATAGCAGTGCCAACTCCGCTTCCGCCTCCTCAACAGTGTCCAGAGCCCACCGTTGGGCTGCCTCTACTCACCCTGCCCCGTGTGGAGAGTCCACTTGAAAA GCTCCAGGGCTACCATATTCTGAGATCACATGACCATCAGCCAATCCCGTCCCCCACCCCTCCCGATGTGCTCCTCCCAACAAGGCGTTGCCTCACCAGCGCAGTCTAG